The DNA segment GCCCTGCTGATGATCTCTGAAGTCAAAGAGTATGTCCACCCTTTCCGCGATACCTATGAATACCTCGGTTGCCTCATACGGCTTGTCCAACAGCCCGCCGTCATTCCCTACTATATGGAACGGGAGCTCCCCGGAGCCGTTTGTAAAAGCGAGCCTGTAAGTCCTCGAATTGGAGGAATTGAGGAACCTGAATCTGTAGATTCTGGTATCGACTTCCAGGAGCGGTTTTATGGTGTTGTTTACGAGTATTCTGTCTCCGAGCACGCCGATAGTCTGAATCATCGGGTTTATTTCGAAGACCAGCTGCCCCTCCGCGTTGATGTTCCTGTCCTGCAGGCTTAGAGGTATTTCGGTCTGTCCAAGCTCCAGGTCGAGTGCGTCCCTGAGAGCGTCGTCGTTTTCGTCCTCGACTATATAAAAACTCGCGAGTCCGAAATATGCCTGTCTGCCTACGAGCCTGTCCGGATGGGGGTGATACCAATATGCAGCCCCTCTGTTAATGACCTGATAATTATAATTGTAAGAGGTATTGGGCTGTATTGCGGAATTCGGATGGCCGTCGTTGGCATGGTCCACTTCTAGCCCGTGCCAGTGAATTATGGTTTCCTCGTCCAACTCGTTAAAGAGAGTGGCATCCACTGTGTCGCCCGTTCTAAGTCTAATAATCGGGTTATAATAAATTTTATCCCCCGTGTCTACCTCGTAGAGAAATGCGGAAGCGAGTTTGCCGGGAATAATTTCCGTCTCGGTTCCCTTGGGGGTTATAAGAAACGGTGCATCGGGATGGAACAAACCGTACAGCCCCTCATCTCCCGGGACGAGAAGCTGGTTTATGAAGCCTTC comes from the Deltaproteobacteria bacterium genome and includes:
- a CDS encoding multicopper oxidase family protein, coding for MKRREFLKLISLGGSFIAAGGGSFILHSCDSTGSGGGGGMNLDPRSSEGFINQLLVPGDEGLYGLFHPDAPFLITPKGTETEIIPGKLASAFLYEVDTGDKIYYNPIIRLRTGDTVDATLFNELDEETIIHWHGLEVDHANDGHPNSAIQPNTSYNYNYQVINRGAAYWYHPHPDRLVGRQAYFGLASFYIVEDENDDALRDALDLELGQTEIPLSLQDRNINAEGQLVFEINPMIQTIGVLGDRILVNNTIKPLLEVDTRIYRFRFLNSSNSRTYRLAFTNGSGELPFHIVGNDGGLLDKPYEATEVFIGIAERVDILFDFRDHQQGDEIYLKSLEFDPMDPALVDMNFNQPSTLMNGEEFFIMKFNVANEIAYDREIPGTLSDIIPIDTMGAGERLITLSNPIEGTWFIDNFRFNPEEVPITVNRDTTEIWTIQNGPLAMPHPMHIHAFQFQILERTNSPQQISSLAIDTQGRMPTDMGWKDTVLVWPGESVKYAVRFALDFPGDQIYLLHCHNLEHEDQGMMINYEVV